A genomic region of Zea mays cultivar B73 chromosome 6, Zm-B73-REFERENCE-NAM-5.0, whole genome shotgun sequence contains the following coding sequences:
- the LOC100502229 gene encoding uncharacterized LOC100502229: MEAFAPDKICGSGRSAVTTQERVMEAQSSTCFSKVVGPNLWYGDRTRLTPKQEEAALGLSRACGSGIPAYICTMKKSNVVKRQMVFSRQFSKRHIFGRLGTYGCETRVFAGRDLFGSKLNFSMIHGGLRLLGGWPLFVKSHRIEAEHVCAFMFQEEEEGELSLRADLVIW; the protein is encoded by the exons ATGGAAGCCTTTGCTCCGGATAAAATTTGCGGGTCAGGGAGATCAGCGGTCACCACCCAAGAAAGAGTGATGGAAGCCCAAAGTAGTACTTGCTTTTCAAAAG TTGTGGGACCTAACCTATGGTATGGCGATCGCACAAGACTTACACCCAAGCAAGAAGAAGCTGCGCTTGGTTTGTCACGTGCCTGTGGCTCTGGCATTCCAGCATACATTTGCACCATGAAGAAGTCTAATGTTGTCAAGAGACAGATG GTATTTTCAAGACAGTTCAGTAAGCGACACATATTCGGTCGTCTGGGCACTTATGGGTGTGAAACCAGAGTTTTTGCAGGCAGGGACCTGTTCGGCAGTAAGCTCAACTTCTCAATGATCCATGGAGGACTAAGGCTTCTTGGTGGATGGCCCCTCTTTGTGAAGAGCCACCGTATCGAAGCAGAACACGTCTGTGCTTTCATGTTCCAGGAAGAGGAAGAGGGCGAACTGTCacttagggctgatttggtgatttGGTGA